The following coding sequences are from one Dehalococcoidia bacterium window:
- a CDS encoding glycerophosphodiester phosphodiesterase family protein, protein MSASPQWGRRPLIISHAACKGHAPENTLAGIRAALELGSEAIEIDVHCTADGVPVLLHDDEVDRTTDGTGDVRTKSLAELQRLDAGARTFGDRFAGERVPTLEAVLELTRGRALLIAEIKQRAIEPAVVQLVRRMGVADDVMVWSFQPQVVGRVRELAPEIPCGQLWSERDPDPVKMCAVALAQNAQAVSPNHTFVTDALLRRALRRGLRVFTWTPDEPAEIARLRDLGVDGICSNFPERVRAAVGA, encoded by the coding sequence TTGAGCGCTTCACCCCAATGGGGCCGGCGGCCGCTGATCATCTCGCACGCGGCGTGCAAGGGGCACGCGCCCGAAAACACGCTCGCCGGCATCCGCGCCGCGCTCGAGCTGGGCAGCGAGGCGATCGAGATCGACGTGCACTGCACCGCCGACGGCGTGCCCGTACTCTTGCACGACGACGAGGTAGACCGCACGACCGACGGCACGGGCGATGTGCGCACGAAGTCGCTGGCCGAACTGCAACGACTCGATGCGGGCGCGCGCACGTTTGGCGACCGCTTCGCCGGCGAGCGCGTGCCCACGCTGGAAGCGGTGCTGGAGCTGACCCGTGGCCGGGCGCTGCTGATCGCCGAGATCAAGCAGCGCGCGATCGAGCCGGCGGTGGTGCAGCTCGTGCGGCGCATGGGCGTGGCCGACGACGTGATGGTCTGGTCGTTCCAGCCGCAGGTGGTGGGACGCGTGCGCGAGCTGGCGCCGGAGATCCCCTGCGGCCAGCTCTGGTCGGAGCGCGACCCCGACCCGGTGAAGATGTGCGCCGTGGCCCTGGCGCAGAACGCGCAGGCGGTGAGCCCGAATCATACCTTCGTCACCGACGCGCTGCTGCGGCGGGCGCTGCGCCGCGGCCTGCGTGTCTTCACCTGGACGCCGGACGAGCCGGCCGAGATCGCCCGCCTGCGCGACCTCGGCGTGGACGGCATCTGCTCGAACTTCCCCGAGCGCGTGCGCGCCGCCGTGGGCGCGTAG
- a CDS encoding IPT/TIG domain-containing protein, which translates to MARRSLPRLLGCLLAVCLLAVGAGCGSKSAGPPTVSRVEPATVAPGQDAFLIVEGSNFARNAGVSVGGQAVAATWVNGSVLTLVAPAGLSAGAYNVTVRNPGGADSTLPNGLTVAGGAAAGAAPTATAAPVASPSATPRPTPSPMPSPTPSPTPTPSPTPSPTPSPRPTPSPSPSPSPTRAPAAVPAGTLEGMVCQPAEFGNQQPLRKQRIANDALDDPGTAARLGRLDGYQVTYASFPGTRSSTPVSANTDCYVELYGTPEGAEAAVKAQQIFPQNVSVQEVQAGALGGAARSFEGTYSDSRGQTFAYTFIKWQQGRFVGSVTIIGASNALARPAVLTLAAAMDARMAAAVSREGRAGGVAR; encoded by the coding sequence ATGGCTCGACGGTCTCTGCCACGGTTGCTCGGCTGCTTGCTCGCCGTGTGCCTGCTTGCCGTGGGCGCGGGCTGCGGCTCGAAGTCCGCGGGCCCGCCGACCGTCAGCCGCGTCGAGCCGGCGACGGTGGCGCCCGGCCAGGACGCCTTTCTGATCGTCGAGGGCAGCAACTTCGCCCGCAACGCCGGCGTGAGCGTGGGCGGGCAGGCCGTCGCCGCAACATGGGTGAACGGCTCGGTGCTCACCCTCGTCGCGCCCGCCGGCCTGAGCGCCGGCGCCTACAACGTGACCGTGCGCAACCCCGGCGGCGCGGACAGCACCTTGCCGAACGGTCTCACCGTCGCCGGCGGCGCCGCCGCTGGTGCGGCGCCCACGGCAACCGCCGCGCCCGTCGCGTCACCCAGCGCCACGCCTCGGCCCACACCGAGCCCGATGCCGTCGCCCACGCCGAGCCCGACCCCCACGCCGTCGCCCACGCCATCGCCGACGCCCAGCCCGCGCCCGACGCCGTCGCCCAGCCCCTCGCCCAGTCCAACGCGGGCGCCGGCCGCCGTGCCGGCCGGCACGCTGGAAGGGATGGTGTGCCAGCCGGCGGAGTTCGGCAATCAGCAGCCCTTGCGCAAGCAGCGCATCGCCAACGACGCGCTCGACGATCCGGGCACCGCCGCGCGGCTTGGCCGGCTCGACGGCTACCAGGTGACCTACGCCAGCTTTCCCGGCACGCGCAGCTCGACGCCGGTGAGCGCCAACACCGACTGCTACGTCGAGCTTTACGGCACGCCGGAGGGGGCGGAGGCGGCCGTGAAGGCGCAGCAGATCTTTCCGCAGAATGTGAGCGTGCAGGAGGTCCAGGCAGGCGCGCTGGGCGGCGCCGCGCGCAGCTTCGAGGGTACCTACAGCGACAGCCGCGGCCAGACCTTCGCCTACACTTTCATCAAGTGGCAGCAGGGCCGTTTCGTCGGCTCGGTGACGATCATCGGCGCCAGCAACGCCCTGGCGCGCCCCGCCGTGCTCACGCTGGCGGCGGCGATGGACGCCCGCATGGCGGCCGCCGTCTCGCGCGAGGGCAGAGCCGGCGGCGTCGCTCGATGA
- the larC gene encoding nickel pincer cofactor biosynthesis protein LarC: MRVAYFDCPSGASGDMLLGALVDAGASLDAIVAALAGLPVGGYRLESRRVDRAGIAATKVDVLLEEREQPHRSLSTILGLIRGSHLPPSDVERGAAVFTALAEAEAKVHGVGVEQIEFHEVGAVDAIVDVLGVVLALRLLRVEACFVSPLPAGAGTAKTAHGEIPVPGPATLELLARARAPIAAPREGERFELVTPTGAALLTTLARFERPALRLERVGYGAGGRDTPGRPNVLRCWLGEAAGEATAAHSQREMRLLETNIDDMSPELFGWALERLFAAGAVDAWCTPIQMKKNRPAVMLQALCPPEAEAEVVRTLLRETSTLGVRVREVRRYEAARESMTVTTRLGEVRVKVKRLPGEPPRAAPEYDDCRELALRSGLPLAEVFRIVGEAAARVLDAQQG; this comes from the coding sequence ATGCGCGTCGCCTACTTCGACTGCCCCTCCGGCGCCAGCGGCGATATGCTGCTCGGCGCCCTGGTCGACGCCGGCGCCTCGCTCGATGCCATCGTCGCCGCGCTCGCCGGCCTGCCCGTCGGCGGCTATCGGCTGGAGTCGCGCCGTGTCGACCGCGCCGGCATCGCCGCCACCAAGGTAGACGTGCTGCTGGAGGAACGCGAGCAGCCGCATCGCTCGCTCAGCACGATTCTTGGCCTGATCCGCGGCTCCCACCTGCCGCCGAGCGACGTCGAGCGCGGCGCGGCCGTGTTCACGGCGCTGGCGGAGGCGGAGGCGAAGGTGCACGGCGTCGGCGTCGAGCAGATCGAGTTTCACGAGGTCGGCGCCGTCGACGCGATCGTGGACGTGCTCGGCGTCGTGTTGGCGCTGCGGCTGCTCCGCGTGGAGGCCTGCTTCGTCTCGCCACTGCCGGCCGGCGCCGGCACGGCGAAGACCGCGCACGGCGAGATCCCGGTGCCCGGACCCGCCACGCTGGAGCTGCTGGCCCGCGCCCGCGCGCCGATCGCCGCGCCGCGCGAGGGAGAGCGCTTCGAGCTGGTGACGCCGACCGGCGCCGCCCTGCTGACGACGCTGGCTCGATTCGAGCGCCCGGCGCTGCGTCTCGAACGGGTCGGCTACGGCGCCGGCGGCCGCGACACGCCGGGCCGGCCGAACGTGCTGCGTTGCTGGCTGGGCGAGGCTGCGGGTGAGGCGACGGCTGCGCACTCGCAGCGCGAGATGCGGCTGCTGGAAACGAACATCGACGACATGAGCCCGGAGCTGTTCGGCTGGGCGCTGGAGCGACTGTTCGCCGCCGGCGCGGTCGACGCCTGGTGTACGCCGATCCAGATGAAGAAGAACCGCCCCGCCGTGATGCTGCAGGCGCTCTGCCCACCCGAGGCAGAGGCCGAGGTCGTGCGCACGCTGCTGCGCGAAACCTCGACGCTCGGTGTGCGCGTGCGCGAGGTGCGCCGCTACGAGGCCGCGCGCGAGTCAATGACCGTGACCACGCGGCTGGGCGAGGTCCGCGTCAAGGTGAAGCGCCTGCCCGGCGAGCCGCCGCGCGCCGCGCCGGAGTACGACGACTGCCGCGAGCTGGCCCTGCGCAGCGGCTTGCCGCTGGCCGAGGTCTTCCGCATCGTGGGCGAGGCCGCGGCCCGCGTGCTGGATGCGCAGCAGGGCTGA
- the larB gene encoding nickel pincer cofactor biosynthesis protein LarB — MNRERLEKLLEEVRGGTVTPAEAAAALETLPFEDIGFAHVDHHRALREGFPEVVLGLGKSPEQVAAIGSRIAEHAARLLVTRATPAQFAALAPLVPDASYRAEARAIVVDRCAAQAKLPGVVVLCAGTADLPVAEEAAITAELGGSAVERIYDVGVAGLHRLLAHLDTLRAANALVVAAGMEGALPSVVSGLVAAPVIAVPTSIGYGASFGGLAALLGMLNSCSAGVAVVNIDNGFGAGYLAATINRQAHGAGRP; from the coding sequence ATCAACCGCGAACGGCTGGAAAAGCTGCTGGAAGAGGTACGCGGCGGCACAGTGACGCCGGCCGAGGCGGCGGCGGCGCTGGAGACGTTGCCCTTCGAGGACATCGGCTTTGCGCACGTCGACCATCACCGCGCCCTGCGTGAGGGCTTCCCCGAGGTCGTGCTCGGCCTGGGCAAGTCGCCGGAACAGGTGGCCGCGATCGGCAGCCGCATCGCCGAGCACGCCGCGCGGCTGCTGGTCACGCGGGCCACGCCGGCGCAGTTCGCGGCGCTCGCTCCGCTCGTCCCCGACGCCAGCTATCGCGCCGAGGCGCGGGCGATCGTGGTCGATCGCTGCGCGGCTCAGGCGAAGCTGCCGGGCGTGGTCGTGCTCTGCGCCGGTACGGCCGATCTGCCCGTGGCCGAGGAGGCGGCGATCACGGCCGAGCTGGGCGGCAGCGCCGTCGAGCGTATCTACGACGTGGGCGTGGCCGGACTGCATCGCCTGCTGGCGCACCTCGACACGCTGCGCGCGGCCAACGCGCTGGTCGTGGCCGCGGGCATGGAGGGGGCGTTGCCCAGCGTGGTCAGCGGCCTGGTTGCCGCGCCGGTGATCGCCGTGCCGACCTCGATCGGCTACGGCGCCAGCTTCGGCGGCTTGGCGGCGCTGCTCGGCATGCTCAACAGTTGCTCCGCCGGCGTCGCGGTGGTCAACATCGACAACGGCTTCGGCGCCGGCTACCTCGCCGCCACGATCAACCGCCAGGCGCACGGCGCGGGGCGGCCCTGA
- the rhaD gene encoding bifunctional rhamnulose-1-phosphate aldolase/short-chain dehydrogenase translates to MRQTASRSAARASRASSTGCKELQAESGRVWQCRSISTGVFRGRQGPPPSSRSVPPAGNRAAVRLCPLAALLLYAVCGSRARTRTHERGARTMQNRWSAAEAEGKTPFERMLYASRLVGADPALVLWGGGNTSLKVEEADFRGRVVPVLRVKGSGSDLKAIAGKHFPGVRMDDVLPLFHREGMSDEEMVAYLEHTLMEPASPRPSIETLLHAFIPDACVIHSHADAICALTNSARGAEVVAEALGDDVAIVLYRRPGFLLSRAVGEAREKRPDLRGVVLMNHGLVTWADEPREAYEIHIDLVERAEAYAREKAAGRRSFAAVKSALSERERERAAAAFAPRLRGLLGEERRAVLRYDAAEDVLGFASSEGAAALSQIGPATPDHLLNTKRLPLFVAAPDPTNLDDLASRARKALAAYREQYAAYVGRHNKDNYPLLESNPRVVLVPGLGMWTAGAEARRASIAGEIYHHTISVMAAAEAVGGYRSLSERDAFEAEYWPLELYKLSLLPPEQELARRVALVTGAGGGIGKAIAERLAAAGAHVVVTDVDRAAADGVAQGIRAARGEGRAAAVPLDVTDEASVEAAFERTALLYGGLDILVSNAGIALPAAVHELALADWQRSFAVNSTGHFLVARAAVRLLRRQGLGGSIVFVATKNVPAPGKDFGAYSAAKAAETQLARVLAIENGEAGIRVNVLHPDAVFRGTNLWSREVREQRARAQGIAVDEVEEFYRKRNLLQLSVTPGDVAEAALFFASDRSSRTTGATLAVDGGVREAFPR, encoded by the coding sequence GTGAGGCAGACCGCGTCCAGATCGGCGGCTCGGGCCAGCCGTGCCAGCTCAACCGGCTGCAAGGAGCTGCAGGCCGAGAGCGGCCGCGTGTGGCAGTGCAGGTCGATCAGCACGGGCGTCTTTCGGGGCCGGCAAGGGCCGCCGCCATCTTCCCGCAGTGTGCCGCCCGCGGGCAACCGTGCCGCTGTACGGCTCTGCCCTCTCGCCGCCCTTCTCCTGTACGCTGTCTGCGGCAGCCGTGCCCGGACGCGTACGCATGAGCGAGGAGCGCGCACGATGCAAAACCGCTGGTCCGCCGCCGAGGCCGAGGGCAAGACGCCGTTTGAGCGGATGCTCTACGCCTCGAGGCTGGTCGGCGCCGACCCGGCGCTGGTGCTCTGGGGCGGCGGCAATACCTCGCTCAAGGTCGAAGAGGCCGACTTCCGCGGCCGCGTCGTGCCGGTGCTGCGCGTGAAGGGCAGCGGCTCCGACCTTAAAGCCATCGCAGGCAAGCACTTCCCCGGCGTGCGCATGGACGACGTGCTGCCGCTCTTCCACCGTGAGGGCATGTCCGACGAGGAGATGGTCGCCTACCTCGAACACACGCTGATGGAGCCGGCCTCGCCGCGCCCCTCGATCGAGACGCTGCTGCACGCCTTCATCCCGGACGCCTGCGTGATCCACAGCCACGCCGACGCGATCTGCGCCCTGACCAACAGCGCCCGCGGCGCCGAAGTCGTGGCCGAGGCGCTGGGCGACGACGTGGCGATCGTGCTCTACCGCCGCCCCGGCTTCCTGCTCTCGCGCGCGGTCGGCGAGGCGCGGGAGAAGCGACCCGACCTGCGCGGGGTGGTCTTGATGAACCACGGTCTCGTCACCTGGGCGGACGAGCCGCGTGAGGCCTACGAGATCCACATCGACCTGGTCGAGCGGGCCGAGGCCTACGCGCGCGAAAAGGCCGCCGGCCGCAGGAGCTTTGCGGCGGTGAAGTCGGCGCTGTCCGAGCGCGAGCGCGAGCGCGCGGCCGCCGCCTTCGCGCCGCGGCTGCGCGGCCTGCTGGGCGAAGAACGCCGCGCCGTGCTGCGCTACGACGCGGCCGAGGACGTGCTCGGCTTCGCGAGTTCGGAGGGGGCGGCGGCGCTGTCGCAGATCGGCCCGGCCACGCCCGATCATCTGCTCAACACGAAGCGATTGCCGCTGTTCGTCGCGGCGCCCGACCCAACGAACCTCGACGACCTCGCGAGCCGTGCGCGGAAGGCGCTGGCGGCCTACCGCGAGCAATACGCCGCCTACGTCGGTCGGCACAACAAGGATAACTACCCGCTGCTGGAGTCGAATCCGCGCGTGGTCCTCGTGCCCGGCCTCGGCATGTGGACGGCGGGCGCCGAGGCGCGGCGGGCGTCGATCGCGGGCGAGATCTACCACCACACGATCTCGGTGATGGCCGCGGCCGAGGCGGTCGGCGGCTACCGCTCGCTCAGCGAGCGCGACGCCTTCGAGGCGGAGTACTGGCCGCTGGAGCTGTACAAGCTCTCGCTGCTGCCGCCGGAGCAGGAGCTGGCGCGGCGCGTGGCGCTGGTGACGGGCGCGGGCGGCGGCATCGGCAAGGCGATCGCCGAGCGGCTGGCCGCGGCCGGCGCGCACGTCGTCGTCACGGACGTGGACCGCGCCGCCGCCGATGGTGTGGCGCAGGGCATCCGCGCGGCGCGCGGCGAGGGTCGGGCCGCCGCCGTCCCGCTCGACGTGACGGACGAGGCCTCCGTCGAGGCGGCGTTTGAGCGCACGGCCCTGCTCTACGGCGGCCTGGACATCCTCGTCTCCAACGCCGGCATCGCCCTGCCCGCTGCGGTTCACGAGCTGGCGCTGGCGGACTGGCAGCGCAGCTTCGCCGTCAATTCCACGGGCCACTTCCTGGTGGCGCGGGCGGCAGTGCGGCTGCTGCGGCGGCAGGGGCTGGGCGGCAGCATCGTCTTCGTGGCGACCAAGAACGTGCCGGCGCCGGGCAAGGATTTTGGCGCCTACAGCGCGGCCAAGGCCGCCGAGACGCAGCTCGCGCGCGTGCTGGCGATCGAGAACGGCGAGGCCGGCATTCGCGTGAACGTGCTGCACCCAGACGCCGTCTTCCGCGGCACCAACCTCTGGTCGCGTGAAGTGCGCGAGCAGCGCGCCCGCGCCCAGGGCATCGCCGTGGACGAGGTCGAGGAGTTTTACCGCAAGCGCAACCTGTTGCAGCTCTCGGTCACGCCCGGGGACGTGGCCGAGGCGGCGCTGTTCTTCGCCTCCGACCGCTCCTCGCGCACGACCGGCGCCACGCTGGCCGTGGACGGCGGCGTGCGCGAGGCGTTCCCGCGCTGA
- a CDS encoding CehA/McbA family metallohydrolase: protein MLIDLHCHTRPLSACSSLQPVELARLARAADLDAVCLTEHDRLRPFEELQALSKEHGVLLLRGMEVTTELGHVLVFGLDSLPPDCFLAASLRRHVDEAGGLMLLAHPARPGQPAVDQRTAATLFDAVEGINGSDSAAQNAAATRLGASLVLPPTGGSDCHSPREVGTAATQLERPVTSESGLVEELRRGRHRAIDLRRFSGK from the coding sequence GTGCTGATCGACCTGCACTGCCACACGCGGCCGCTCTCGGCCTGCAGCTCCTTGCAGCCGGTTGAGCTGGCACGGCTGGCCCGAGCCGCCGATCTGGACGCGGTCTGCCTCACCGAACACGACCGGCTGCGCCCGTTCGAAGAACTGCAAGCGCTGAGCAAGGAGCACGGCGTGCTGCTGCTGCGCGGCATGGAGGTCACGACCGAGCTGGGTCATGTTCTGGTCTTCGGGCTGGACAGTCTGCCGCCCGACTGCTTTCTCGCCGCCTCGCTGCGCCGGCACGTGGACGAGGCCGGCGGGCTGATGCTGCTGGCGCATCCGGCGCGGCCCGGCCAGCCAGCGGTCGATCAGCGCACCGCCGCAACGTTGTTCGATGCGGTCGAAGGCATCAACGGCAGCGACAGCGCGGCGCAGAACGCGGCGGCGACGCGACTCGGCGCGTCGCTGGTCCTGCCGCCGACCGGCGGCAGCGACTGCCACAGCCCGCGCGAGGTCGGCACGGCGGCGACGCAGCTCGAACGCCCGGTCACGAGCGAGTCGGGGCTTGTCGAAGAACTGCGCCGCGGCCGGCACCGGGCGATCGATCTGCGCCGGTTCAGCGGGAAATAA
- a CDS encoding alpha/beta fold hydrolase has product MRAEMEANVNGTRIYYEIQGAGSPLALIHGIGGSAMDWGEALPRLAAHCRVLALDVRGFGHSAKPSGPYSPAQWAADVAGVLDAAGMRDVIVLGHSMGGVIAQRLVLDFPQKVRAAIFASTSSEVKEAAAQFWEGQADEIEREGIAPMIARRQAAYTDAFKAAHPEALAADERRVQLNEPHAYAAAARAVARYNFTDELRGLHMPVLILQGLDDKQTPPGGSVIMSRAIPGARLVMIEHCGHNIHSDQPDRFVNEVLGFVAEVTGAAQPAGD; this is encoded by the coding sequence ATGAGGGCCGAAATGGAAGCGAACGTCAACGGCACACGCATCTACTACGAGATCCAGGGCGCCGGCTCGCCGCTGGCGCTGATTCACGGCATCGGCGGCAGCGCCATGGACTGGGGCGAGGCCCTGCCGCGGCTGGCGGCGCATTGCCGCGTGCTCGCGCTGGACGTACGCGGCTTCGGGCACTCGGCCAAGCCGTCGGGACCGTACTCGCCGGCGCAGTGGGCCGCCGACGTGGCCGGCGTGCTTGATGCAGCCGGCATGCGCGACGTGATCGTGCTCGGCCACTCGATGGGCGGCGTGATCGCGCAGCGGCTGGTGCTGGACTTTCCGCAGAAGGTCCGCGCGGCGATCTTCGCCAGCACGTCGAGCGAGGTGAAGGAGGCCGCGGCGCAGTTCTGGGAAGGCCAAGCCGACGAGATCGAGCGCGAGGGCATCGCGCCGATGATCGCCCGACGCCAGGCGGCCTACACGGACGCGTTCAAGGCCGCGCACCCCGAGGCGCTGGCCGCGGACGAGCGCCGTGTGCAGCTGAACGAGCCGCACGCCTACGCCGCCGCGGCGCGGGCGGTGGCGCGCTACAACTTCACCGACGAGCTGCGCGGCCTGCACATGCCGGTGCTGATCCTGCAAGGGCTGGACGACAAGCAGACGCCGCCCGGCGGCTCCGTGATCATGTCGCGGGCGATCCCCGGCGCGCGGCTGGTGATGATCGAGCACTGCGGCCACAACATCCACAGCGACCAGCCCGACCGCTTCGTCAACGAGGTGCTGGGTTTCGTCGCTGAAGTCACGGGCGCGGCGCAGCCGGCGGGCGATTGA
- a CDS encoding CinA family protein, translating into MAIEEQVIQRCTERGVTLSTAEACTGGLIGALLVSVPGSSKVFVGGITAYHNGPKRSLLGLTEETARSVGSVSEPGVHELAEGARKAFGTTIAVAESGIAGPTGGSAEKPAGTVYIGIATPEGTRIERFLFPGSRRAYMLSVAETALRFVIEWLDATQGQA; encoded by the coding sequence ATGGCGATCGAAGAGCAGGTGATCCAGCGCTGCACCGAGCGCGGCGTGACCCTTTCCACGGCCGAGGCCTGCACCGGCGGTCTGATCGGCGCGCTGCTGGTGAGCGTGCCGGGCAGCTCCAAGGTCTTTGTCGGCGGCATCACCGCCTACCACAACGGGCCGAAGCGCTCTTTGCTTGGCCTGACGGAGGAGACAGCGAGAAGCGTGGGCAGCGTCTCGGAGCCGGGCGTGCACGAGCTGGCGGAGGGCGCCCGCAAGGCGTTCGGCACCACGATCGCCGTGGCCGAAAGTGGCATCGCCGGGCCGACGGGCGGCAGCGCGGAGAAGCCGGCGGGCACGGTCTACATTGGCATCGCCACGCCGGAGGGCACCCGCATCGAACGCTTCCTCTTCCCTGGCTCGCGCCGCGCCTACATGCTCAGCGTCGCCGAAACCGCCCTGCGCTTCGT